A genomic region of Micromonospora sp. NBRC 110009 contains the following coding sequences:
- a CDS encoding DUF4240 domain-containing protein — translation MRTEEFWQLIDSARAGAGGEPDAVAVRAVALLAEREPAEIVGYAQHQQRVLAASHKVDLWGAAYLINGGASDDGFEHFRGWLMTQGRAVFAKAVADPDSLAELPQVRAAALSGEEFECADMLSVPWEAYRKATAAELPADRAPAAEPDLHDFWDFDDEDAARRRLPRLAALFVEPPEE, via the coding sequence ATGAGGACCGAGGAGTTCTGGCAGCTGATCGACTCCGCCCGCGCCGGCGCCGGGGGAGAGCCCGACGCGGTGGCCGTGCGGGCGGTCGCCCTGCTCGCCGAACGGGAGCCGGCGGAGATCGTCGGGTACGCCCAGCACCAGCAGCGGGTGCTGGCTGCCTCGCACAAGGTCGACCTGTGGGGCGCGGCCTACCTGATCAACGGTGGCGCCTCCGACGACGGCTTCGAGCACTTCCGGGGCTGGCTGATGACCCAGGGGCGGGCGGTGTTCGCGAAGGCGGTGGCCGACCCCGACTCCCTCGCCGAGCTGCCCCAGGTCCGGGCCGCCGCGCTCAGCGGCGAGGAGTTCGAGTGCGCGGACATGCTGTCCGTGCCGTGGGAGGCGTACCGGAAGGCGACCGCGGCCGAGCTGCCGGCGGACCGGGCGCCGGCCGCGGAGCCGGACCTGCACGACTTCTGGGACTTCGACGACGAGGACGCGGCGCGGCGGCGGCTGCCCCGGCTCGCCGCCCTGTTCGTGGAGCCGCCGGAGGAGTGA
- the lepA gene encoding translation elongation factor 4 encodes MPPTLDPGANAPGATDPARIRNFCIIAHIDHGKSTLADRMLQLTGVVDPRQMRAQYLDRMDIERERGITIKSQAVRMPWTVREGDRAGETAVLNMIDTPGHVDFTYEVSRSLAACEGAILLVDAAQGIEAQTLANLYLALENDLHIIPVLNKIDLPAAQPEKYAEELAHLIGGDPADCIKVSGKTGEGVPYLLDEIVRQFVPPVGEAAAPARAMIFDSVYDVYRGVVTYVRVVDGKISARDRIKMMSTGAVHELLEIGVISPEMVKADALGVGEVGYLITGVKDVRQSRVGDTVTINANPAKEALGGYKDPKPMVYSGLYPIDGSDYPNLREALDKLKLNDAALVYEPETSGALGFGFRCGFLGLLHLEIIRERLEREFNLDLISTAPNVVYRAMQEDGEEIVVTNPSEYPTGKIAEVYEPTVRATVLTPNDYVGAVMELCQGRRGSLLGMDYLSADRVELRYTLPLAEIIFDFFDQLKSRTKGYASLDYEPSGEQVSDLVKVDILLHGEPVDAFSAIVHKDKAYNYGTTIAAKLRTLIPRQQFEVPIQAAIGSRVIARETIRAIRKDVLAKCYGGDISRKRKLLEKQKEGKKRMKMVGRVEVPQEAFIAALSSDSGDGKPAGKK; translated from the coding sequence GTGCCACCGACGCTCGATCCCGGCGCGAACGCTCCTGGTGCCACCGACCCGGCGCGCATCAGGAACTTCTGCATCATCGCCCACATCGACCACGGGAAGTCGACCCTGGCCGACCGGATGCTGCAGCTCACCGGCGTGGTCGACCCCCGGCAGATGCGCGCCCAGTACCTCGACCGGATGGACATCGAGCGCGAGCGGGGCATCACCATCAAGAGCCAGGCCGTCCGCATGCCGTGGACGGTCCGGGAGGGCGACCGGGCCGGCGAGACCGCCGTGCTCAACATGATCGACACCCCGGGTCACGTCGACTTCACCTACGAGGTGTCCCGGTCCCTCGCGGCCTGCGAGGGCGCGATCCTGCTGGTCGACGCCGCGCAGGGCATCGAGGCGCAGACCCTGGCCAACCTCTACCTGGCCCTCGAGAACGACCTGCACATCATCCCGGTGCTCAACAAGATCGACCTGCCGGCCGCCCAGCCGGAGAAGTACGCCGAGGAGCTCGCCCACCTGATCGGCGGCGACCCGGCGGACTGCATCAAGGTCTCCGGCAAGACCGGTGAGGGAGTGCCGTACCTGCTTGACGAGATCGTCCGGCAGTTCGTGCCTCCGGTCGGCGAGGCCGCGGCCCCGGCCCGGGCGATGATCTTCGACTCGGTGTACGACGTCTACCGCGGCGTGGTCACCTACGTCCGGGTGGTCGACGGGAAGATCAGCGCCCGGGACCGGATCAAGATGATGTCGACCGGCGCCGTGCACGAGCTGCTGGAGATCGGCGTCATCTCCCCGGAGATGGTGAAGGCCGACGCGCTCGGGGTCGGCGAGGTGGGCTACCTGATCACCGGCGTGAAGGACGTTCGCCAGTCCCGGGTCGGTGACACCGTGACCATCAACGCCAACCCGGCCAAGGAGGCGCTCGGCGGTTACAAGGACCCGAAGCCGATGGTCTACTCCGGCCTCTACCCGATCGACGGGTCCGACTACCCCAACCTTCGCGAGGCGCTGGACAAGCTCAAGCTCAACGACGCCGCCCTGGTGTACGAGCCGGAGACCTCCGGGGCCCTCGGCTTCGGCTTCCGCTGCGGCTTCCTCGGCCTGCTGCACCTGGAGATCATCCGGGAGCGGCTGGAGCGGGAGTTCAACCTCGACCTCATCTCCACCGCGCCGAACGTGGTCTACCGCGCGATGCAGGAGGACGGCGAGGAGATCGTGGTGACCAACCCGAGCGAGTACCCGACCGGCAAGATCGCCGAGGTGTACGAGCCGACGGTGCGGGCCACCGTGCTCACCCCGAACGACTACGTCGGTGCCGTGATGGAGCTGTGCCAGGGCCGCCGGGGCAGCCTCCTCGGCATGGACTACCTCTCCGCCGACCGGGTGGAGCTCCGCTACACCCTGCCGCTGGCCGAGATCATCTTCGACTTCTTCGACCAGCTCAAGAGCCGCACCAAGGGGTACGCCTCGCTGGACTACGAGCCCTCCGGCGAGCAGGTGTCCGACCTGGTCAAGGTGGACATCCTGCTGCACGGCGAGCCGGTGGACGCGTTCAGCGCCATCGTGCACAAGGACAAGGCGTACAACTACGGCACCACCATCGCGGCGAAGCTGCGCACGCTGATCCCGCGCCAGCAGTTCGAGGTGCCCATCCAGGCCGCCATCGGCAGCCGGGTGATCGCCCGGGAGACCATCCGGGCCATCCGCAAGGACGTGCTCGCCAAGTGCTACGGCGGCGACATCAGCCGCAAGCGCAAGCTGCTGGAGAAGCAGAAGGAAGGCAAGAAGCGGATGAAGATGGTGGGCCGGGTGGAGGTCCCGCAGGAGGCCTTCATCGCGGCGCTCTCCTCGGACTCGGGCGACGGCAAGCCCGCCGGCAAGAAGTAA
- a CDS encoding GlsB/YeaQ/YmgE family stress response membrane protein: MTVWGIITALIVGLIVGALGRLIVPGRQNMPMWLHMLIGVGAALLGTVLARALGIATETAGIDWMELLVQVVLAAIAVALVAGVGRRRSVSRY; the protein is encoded by the coding sequence GTGACCGTCTGGGGCATCATCACCGCGCTCATCGTTGGTCTGATCGTCGGCGCGCTGGGTCGCCTGATCGTGCCGGGCCGGCAGAACATGCCGATGTGGCTGCACATGCTGATCGGCGTGGGCGCCGCGCTGCTCGGCACCGTCCTGGCCCGGGCGCTGGGCATCGCCACCGAGACCGCCGGCATCGACTGGATGGAGCTGCTGGTGCAGGTCGTGCTGGCCGCCATCGCCGTCGCCCTGGTGGCCGGCGTGGGTCGTCGGCGCAGCGTCTCGCGCTACTGA
- a CDS encoding GlsB/YeaQ/YmgE family stress response membrane protein: protein MTVWGIITALVVGLIVGALGRLIVPGRQNMPMWLHMLIGVGAALLGTVLARALGIATETAGIDWMELLVQVVLAAIAVALVAGVGRRRSVSRY from the coding sequence ATGACCGTCTGGGGCATCATCACCGCACTCGTCGTTGGTCTGATCGTCGGCGCGCTGGGTCGCCTGATCGTGCCGGGCCGGCAGAACATGCCGATGTGGCTGCACATGCTGATCGGCGTGGGCGCCGCGCTGCTCGGCACCGTCCTGGCCCGGGCGCTGGGCATCGCCACCGAGACCGCCGGCATCGACTGGATGGAGCTGCTGGTGCAGGTCGTGCTGGCCGCCATCGCCGTCGCCCTGGTGGCCGGCGTGGGTCGTCGGCGCAGCGTCTCGCGCTACTGA
- a CDS encoding sugar ABC transporter substrate-binding protein: MNRWKRLAPVTAIVASAAMVLAGCGGSGDDDKAADNSKLTVWMMGEGGDAQTKFLDGVEAEFKKKHPETDVVVQYIPWLEAPKKFQAALAGGEGPDVTELGNTETQGWAAQEALADVSGKFNSWTEGKDILPDLVKNAQLDGKQYGVPWYAGVRAIYYRTDWFAEAGVKPPTTWDELVTVAKTVQAKKPGKYGIALPGNSELPFYSFLWASGAEIATKQGDTWKSGYNTPEAQKAVKFWTDLVTVHKVAPPAAAGWNEIDARTQFATGNAAMAFAGSWQGGAMKKDNPDIEKVWGTFPIPGPDGKPAPAFAGGSDIALWKDSKKQDLAWDYLTVLLSKQKDQEFASSLGFFPVYKDLVSGGNYANDKVMAAFATAMQNTKLTPLTPKWVEVSRTKTVTQAMNSSVIKGQKTVEKATADAATEMESILNAK; the protein is encoded by the coding sequence GTGAACAGGTGGAAGCGGCTGGCTCCGGTCACCGCCATCGTGGCCTCGGCCGCGATGGTGCTGGCTGGGTGCGGTGGCTCCGGCGATGACGACAAGGCCGCCGACAACAGCAAGCTGACGGTCTGGATGATGGGTGAGGGCGGCGACGCCCAGACCAAGTTCCTCGACGGCGTCGAGGCCGAGTTCAAGAAGAAGCACCCCGAGACCGACGTGGTGGTGCAGTACATCCCCTGGCTCGAGGCGCCCAAGAAGTTCCAGGCCGCGCTCGCCGGTGGTGAGGGTCCGGACGTCACCGAGCTGGGCAACACCGAGACCCAGGGCTGGGCGGCGCAGGAGGCCCTCGCCGACGTCTCGGGCAAGTTCAACAGCTGGACCGAGGGCAAGGACATCCTGCCCGACCTGGTGAAGAACGCCCAGCTCGACGGCAAGCAGTACGGCGTCCCGTGGTACGCCGGCGTCCGGGCCATCTACTACCGGACCGACTGGTTCGCCGAGGCCGGCGTGAAGCCGCCGACGACCTGGGACGAGCTGGTCACCGTCGCCAAGACGGTCCAGGCCAAGAAGCCGGGCAAGTACGGCATCGCCCTGCCCGGCAACTCCGAGCTGCCGTTCTACTCCTTCCTCTGGGCCTCCGGCGCCGAGATCGCCACCAAGCAGGGCGACACCTGGAAGTCCGGCTACAACACGCCGGAGGCGCAGAAGGCGGTCAAGTTCTGGACCGACCTGGTGACCGTGCACAAGGTCGCCCCGCCGGCCGCCGCCGGCTGGAACGAGATCGACGCCCGGACCCAGTTCGCCACCGGCAACGCCGCCATGGCGTTCGCCGGTAGCTGGCAGGGCGGCGCGATGAAGAAGGACAACCCCGACATCGAGAAGGTGTGGGGCACGTTCCCCATCCCCGGCCCGGACGGCAAGCCGGCCCCGGCCTTCGCGGGTGGTTCCGACATCGCCCTCTGGAAGGACAGCAAGAAGCAGGACCTGGCCTGGGACTACCTGACCGTGCTGCTGAGCAAGCAGAAGGACCAGGAGTTCGCCAGCAGCCTCGGCTTCTTCCCGGTGTACAAGGACCTGGTCAGCGGCGGCAACTACGCCAACGACAAGGTGATGGCCGCGTTCGCCACCGCCATGCAGAACACCAAGCTGACCCCGCTCACCCCGAAGTGGGTCGAGGTCAGCCGCACCAAGACGGTGACCCAGGCGATGAACAGCTCGGTCATCAAGGGCCAGAAGACGGTCGAGAAGGCTACCGCCGACGCGGCCACCGAGATGGAAAGCATCCTCAACGCCAAGTGA